From Drosophila suzukii chromosome 2R, CBGP_Dsuzu_IsoJpt1.0, whole genome shotgun sequence, a single genomic window includes:
- the sPLA2 gene encoding phospholipase A2, which produces MWLLRGLFFCGLLAMALAFGDEAIFEDEDIYNQALPPVPHTGITVPGTKWCGPGNTAANFEDLGRERETDKCCRAHDHCDEIIESHAERHSLPANTDWFPILKCTCEQQFINCLQAVNSLTSNTLGRIYYGTRSKCFDNGYPTIECKQYQEGTFRKRCIRYKVDKTKAKVWQFYDMPFFTISASTG; this is translated from the exons ATGTGGCTGCTACGCGGATTGTTCTTTTGTGGTCTTCTGGCCATGGCATTGGCCTTTGGAGATGAAGCAATTTTCGAGGACGAGGACATCTACAACCAGGCGCTACCACCAGTTCCCCACACAGGGATCACGGTGCCCGGTACCAAATGGTGCGGACCGGGCAACACGGCGGCCAACTTTGAGGATCTTGGCCGGGAGCGAGAGACGGACAAGTGCTGTCGGGCTCACGACCACTGCGACGAGATTATCGAGTCCCATGCTGAACGCCACAGTCTGCCGGCCAACACGGACTGGTTTCCCAT CCTCAAGTGCACCTGCGAACAGCAGTTTATCAATTGCCTGCAGGCGGTGAACAGCCTCACCTCCAACACACTTGGTCGGATTTACTACGGCACCCGGAGCAAATGTTTCGACAACGGATATCCCACCATCGAGTGCAAGCAATACCAGGAGGGCACCTTCCGAAAGCGCTGCATCCGGTATAAGGTGGACAAGACGAAGGCCAAGGTTTGGCAGTTCTATGACATGCCGTTCTTCACGATCTCAGCGTCGACGGGCTGA
- the LOC108018218 gene encoding phospholipase A2 large subunit: MFHRAAFLAALALICASHVAVGLSITVPGTKWCGPGNIATSYDDLGTEREVDMCCRAHDNCDEKIAPQEDAFGLRNDGVFPIFSCACEAAFRSCLTALRNGHSLTLGKIYFSTKDVCFGYGHPIVSCREKQADLFETRCLSYRVDEGEPQRWQFYDLALYTHVSGSEEDS; encoded by the exons ATGTTTCACCGCGCCGCCTTTCTTGCTGCTCTTGCGCTGATCTGTGCCAGCCATGTGGCTGTGGGACTGAGCATAACAGTGCCGGGAACAAAGTGGTGCGGTCCTGGCAACATTGCCACCAGCTATGACGATCTCGGCACTGAGCGGGAGGTGGACATGTGCTGTCGGGCGCACGACAACTGTGATGAGAAGATTGCGCCGCAAGAAGATGCCTTTGGTCTGCGGAACGACGGAGTTTTCCCCAT ATTCTCCTGTGCCTGCGAGGCTGCCTTTCGCAGCTGTCTCACCGCCCTGCGCAACGGGCACTCCCTGACTCTCGGCAAGATTTACTTCAGTACCAAGGATGTCTGCTTTGGCTACGGACACCCCATCGTTTCCTGCCGGGAGAAGCAGGCGGATCTGTTCGAGACGCGATGTCTCAGCTACCGAGTGGACGAAGGTGAGCCGCAGCGCTGGCAGTTCTACGACTTGGCACTCTACACACACGTCAGCGGCAGTGAGGAGGATTCCTGA
- the LOC108017800 gene encoding nucleolar protein 9, with product MQSDGNAKRKRPKKKGNRFMRNAKGFAKQGIFGRGTHIDDEQFSYFINILDAMKVGFEDVEERVNMANNVFEQTHDQEIHLASNQIVSKALESLVGFVDDVQLERFFSKFGEGLRPLCSDRFASHVLQKMLEIAFLRGVGKSAIVETSEAATPSKQAKPDAAQVEEEYNLKADFSEDHREKCRQFVLRISKFMLNNLEDFVWDTCASHIMRTAILCLVGMHVPKIAFEKGGTEMAKHRKLYTVPDEWQEVMKEFPQRLEMWPQFTDFPYQEHSSSLLGVICLALSVADKSMLKHFAKKILTIGLLKPNEDDEDKKDEDTKIEIKDEEDGEAKNTEEDTEKKQTDPNLPKVFHHQTSVILLETILSVAGAKLLTQLYAMLFCNRIGYLSKQQGTNFSVQRLLQHIKEVPDFESVFTELQPHVEELLKMGYTGVVSALSAACLRLGTKQAQMIAALQSALHVSGDKEKSKLFFNCLVKLKPFEVVGSDESGFVHLHGSLIAQHVLQFNKPIFLVNCILDLSATQLAQVFNTPNGSHIVDAFMQSKFIGEKSRERLIRQLDGFYVDLAITRHGSRVFEECFKASQEAQKLRMAKELFSKANMLKGSPHGRIIYTKYRLDTYKLSPSQWQESLSKHLDAEQPKEEKRKKAKTATDAFKDILS from the exons atGCAGTCAGATGGCAATGCGAAACGCAAGCGGCCCAAGAAGAAGGGCAACCGCTTCATGCGAAACGCCAAGGGATTCGCCAAGCAGGGCATATTCGGCCGGGGCACACACATCGACGATGAGCAGTTCAGCTACTTCATCAACATTCTGGACGCCATGAAAGTGGGATTCGAGGATGTGGAGGAGCGAG TCAACATGGCCAACAATGTGTTCGAGCAGACCCACGACCAGGAGATCCACCTGGCCTCCAATCAGATCGTTTCCAAGGCGCTAGAGTCGCTAGTGGGATTTGTGGACGACGTCCAGTTGGAGCGGTTCTTCAGCAAATTCGGCGAAGGCCTGCGGCCCCTGTGCTCCGATCGGTTCGCCTCACACGTCCTGCAGAAAATGCTCGAGATTGCCTTCCTGCGCGGAGTGGGCAAGTCGGCCATCGTGGAAACCAGCGAAGCAGCTACTCCCAGCAAGCAGGCCAAGCCGGATGCCGCCCAAGTGGAGGAGGAGTACAACTTGAAGGCGGACTTCAGCGAAGATCACCGCGAGAAATGCCGGCAGTTCGTGCTGCGCATCTCGAAGTTCATGTTGAACAATCTGGAGGACTTTGTTTGGGACACCTGCGCTAGTCACATCATGCGCACTGCCATCCTGTGCCTGGTGGGCATGCATGTTCCCAAAATCGCCTTCGAGAAGGGAGGCACCGAGATGGCCAAGCACCGGAAGCTGTATACAGTGCCGGATGAGTGGCAGGAGGTGATGAAGGAGTTTCCCCAGCGACTGGAGATGTGGCCCCAGTTTACGGACTTCCCCTATCAGGAGCACTCCTCCAGCCTGCTGGGTGTCATCTGTTTAGCCCTAAGTGTGGCGGACAAAAGTATGCTCAAGCATTTTGCCAAGAAAATCCTAACGATCGGCCTACTGAAACCAAACGAAGATGACGAGGATAAAAAGGACGAGGACACCAAAATCGAAATCAAGGACGAAGAGGATGGAGAGGCAAAAAATACGGAGGAAGACACTGAAAAGAAGCAAACAGATCCCAACTTACCAAAAGTCTTCCACCATCAGACCTCTGTCATTCTGTTAGAAACAATTTTGAGCGTGGCAGGAGCCAAATTGCTGACCCAACTGTATGCTATGCTCTTCTGCAACCGCATCGGTTACCTATCCAAGCAGCAAGGAACGAACTTTTCAGTCCAGCGTCTGCTGCAGCACATCAAGGAGGTCCCGGATTTCGAGTCTGTCTTCACCGAACTTCAGCCGCACGTGGAGGAGCTCCTTAAAATGGGGTACACCGGCGTGGTGTCCGCTCTGAGTGCAGCGTGTCTACGACTGGGCACCAAGCAGGCTCAGATGATAGCTGCTCTGCAGAGTGCTCTTCACGTCAGCGGCGACAAGGAAAAGTCCAAGCTATTCTTCAACTGCTTGGTCAAGCTAAAGccttttgaagtggttggcaGCGATGAGTCGGGTTTCGTTCATCTGCACGGTTCGCTTATTGCTCAACACGTCCTGCAGTTTAACAAACCCATCTTTCTGGTTAACTGCATCCTCGATCTGTCCGCCACCCAGCTGGCTCAGGTCTTTAACACGCCCAATGGCTCTCATATCGTGGACGCCTTCATGCAGAGCAAATTCATTGGCGAGAAATCCCGAGAGCGTTTGATCCGCCAGCTGGATGGCTTCTACGTAGACTTGGCCATCACGCGGCATGGTTCCCGCGTCTTCGAAGAGTGCTTTAAGGCCTCTCAAGAGGCGCAGAAGTTGCGCATGGCCAAGGAACTTTTCTCCAAGGCGAATATGCTGAAGGGATCACCGCACGGTCGGATCATCTACACAAAGTACCGCCTGGACACATATAAGCTTTCACCCAGCCAGTGGCAGGAGAGTTTGTCCAAGCATCTGGACGCAGAGCAGCCAAAGgaggaaaagcggaaaaagGCCAAGACAGCCACCGACGCTTTTAAGGATATACTTAGCTAG
- the kappaB-Ras gene encoding NF-kappa-B inhibitor-interacting Ras-like protein, which yields MLNAKIGKVGKVLVCGMKGVGKTALIEQLVYGHVNPETELHPTIEDIYVASVDTGRGGARETLRIYDTAGLQGEQQQLPRHYLQFPDGFVLVYDPMDPRSLDMLADIKTDIEKHKEKKEIPVVVLANVRARAAPNPVEKVMDRANIWCQRERIKHYTVNAMERPSLYEPFTSLCARLHPAQTKSTFPQLRQVMQNRQKSEA from the exons ATGCTAAATGCCAAAATTGGCAAGGTCGGGAAAGTGCTGGTGTGCGGGATGAAGGGCGTGGGCAAGACGGCGCTGATCGAGCAGCTGGTCTACGGCCACGTCAATCCGGAAACG GAACTGCACCCAACCATTGAGGATATCTACGTGGCCAGTGTGGACACGGGCAGAGGTGGAGCTCGGGAGACGCTGCGCATCTACGACACTGCTGGTCTGCAGGgtgagcagcagcagctgccaCGCCACTACCTCCAGTTCCCAGACGGCTTTGTCCTGGTCTACGATCCCATGGATCCGCGCAGCCTGGACATGCTGGCCGACATCAAGACGGACATCGAGAAGCACAAGGAGAAAAAGGAGATTCCCGTCGTGGTGCTAGCCAACGTGCGGGCTCGTGCCGCGCCCAATCCGGTCGAGAAGGTCATGGACCGCGCCAACATCTGGTGCCAGCGGGAGCGCATCAAGCACTACACGGTGAATGCCATGGAGCGGCCTTCCCTCTACGAACCCTTCACCTCGCTGTGCGCCCGCCTGCATCCCGCGCAGACGAAGAGCACTTTCCCCCAGTTGCGGCAGGTCATGCAGAATCGGCAGAAGAGCGAGGCATGA